The following coding sequences are from one Microbulbifer sp. TB1203 window:
- a CDS encoding GFA family protein translates to MKDLITGGCVCSEVLFSVEDDFENFYFCHCEQCRKMTGSAHASNLFTRPDNIKWEKGFDSVKRYDHPTRTF, encoded by the coding sequence ATGAAAGACTTGATTACTGGTGGTTGTGTTTGCAGTGAGGTTCTATTTTCTGTTGAAGATGATTTTGAAAATTTCTATTTTTGCCACTGTGAACAGTGCAGGAAAATGACAGGTTCGGCTCATGCCAGCAATCTATTCACTCGTCCCGATAATATCAAATGGGAAAAAGGATTCGATTCGGTAAAGCGTTATGATCATCCGACCAGGACCTTTTAA
- a CDS encoding serine hydrolase domain-containing protein: MSMNKRVFFPIFIIALVSCSTLQNENELLTYSSTKKECIYPNEFTEGKALLESGIRSKVKFLGEPENLASISSKMSEQKIPALSLAIIKGGRIEWTEIYQNKSFTKQPSLKCTSLFQAASLSKPVTFLAAVRMHSAGKIDFDTDIQQYLKKFELPVGKQTIENPVTFRNIFSHTSGITPGGYEGYIQGQELPSDLDILKGSSGANSPPIAVVMPPNENLAYSGGAYTLAELALQDIYKSEFSVIMRDWILDPIGMEHSDFSQPLPSSMYAQVAKGYKHSGEVLDGGWRNQPEQAAAGLWSNAVDMAKFLIEIYKAYQGKSSLFSQSEIKELISHQRDGHVYGFRVEQHADDISITHYGGTAGYRSGMTISLTSGNGLVYLMNSDNGIALGNELLLTASQIYNWHSFKQTTAYRKQVDAQTLRDLTGKYKWNKQIELSVGFDEDRKQVSLFFPNGDEYKLDPIVGDELEFIHQNSGIKVSFMKDDDIQSFSLYGQPAVKLEAKKPIQPTARASTD; encoded by the coding sequence TTTTTTTCCCGATTTTTATCATTGCCTTGGTGTCTTGCTCTACATTGCAGAATGAAAATGAGTTATTGACCTATTCCAGCACAAAGAAAGAATGTATTTACCCTAATGAATTCACAGAAGGTAAAGCTCTTTTAGAGAGTGGAATTCGTAGTAAAGTTAAGTTTTTGGGGGAACCAGAAAATTTAGCTTCTATCTCTAGCAAAATGTCTGAGCAGAAAATACCCGCTCTATCTCTTGCAATAATAAAAGGGGGGCGTATTGAATGGACTGAAATTTATCAAAATAAGAGCTTTACCAAACAGCCATCGTTAAAATGCACAAGCCTTTTTCAAGCAGCCTCTCTATCTAAGCCAGTTACTTTTCTGGCTGCTGTACGTATGCATTCTGCCGGCAAGATAGATTTTGATACAGATATCCAACAATATTTAAAAAAATTTGAACTCCCAGTTGGCAAGCAAACAATTGAAAATCCTGTCACTTTCAGGAATATATTCTCACACACTTCAGGTATTACACCTGGTGGTTACGAAGGATATATACAAGGGCAAGAGTTACCTTCTGATTTGGATATATTAAAAGGAAGCTCAGGTGCAAATTCACCTCCAATAGCCGTCGTTATGCCTCCAAATGAAAATCTAGCATACTCAGGGGGCGCTTATACGTTAGCTGAATTAGCACTTCAAGATATTTACAAGAGTGAGTTTTCAGTCATTATGAGAGACTGGATTCTTGACCCTATCGGCATGGAACATTCTGATTTTTCTCAACCATTACCATCATCAATGTATGCACAAGTAGCTAAAGGCTACAAGCATTCAGGAGAAGTTTTAGATGGTGGTTGGCGAAACCAGCCGGAGCAAGCTGCGGCTGGGCTTTGGAGTAACGCTGTTGATATGGCTAAATTTCTAATTGAAATTTACAAAGCTTATCAAGGGAAAAGTTCTTTATTTTCTCAATCTGAGATTAAAGAGTTAATTAGTCATCAGCGAGATGGCCATGTGTATGGCTTTAGAGTAGAACAACATGCCGATGACATCTCAATCACTCATTATGGGGGAACAGCCGGTTACCGCTCAGGCATGACTATAAGCCTTACCAGCGGAAATGGCTTGGTTTACTTAATGAACTCAGATAATGGTATTGCATTAGGAAATGAACTCTTGTTAACCGCATCCCAAATATACAACTGGCACAGCTTTAAACAAACTACCGCCTATCGCAAGCAGGTCGATGCGCAAACACTTCGTGATTTAACGGGAAAATATAAGTGGAACAAACAAATAGAACTTTCGGTAGGTTTTGATGAAGACAGAAAACAGGTTTCATTATTTTTCCCTAATGGCGATGAATATAAGCTTGATCCTATTGTTGGTGATGAGCTTGAATTTATCCATCAAAATTCAGGGATTAAAGTTTCGTTTATGAAAGATGACGATATTCAATCATTCTCACTGTATGGGCAGCCAGCCGTCAAGTTGGAAGCTAAAAAGCCAATTCAGCCAACCGCTAGAGCGTCGACTGATTGA